The Haloplanus natans DSM 17983 DNA segment TCGACACGCTCGCGGGCGATGGCGTCGGGGTTCGTCTCCGCCACCTCCTCGATGTCGACGCCGCCTTCCGAGGAGACCATGACGACGGGTTCGCCCTCGCCGCGGTCGAGGGTCACGCCCAGATAGAGTTCGTCCGTGAAGTCGACCGCCGCCTCGACGAGAACGCGGTCGACGTGGTAACCCTTGAGATCCATCCCGATGATGGTCTCGGCGGCCTCGCGGAGTTCGTCTTCGTCGCTCGCGATTTCGATACCGCCGGCCTTGCCGCGGCCGCCGACGTGGACCTGTGCCTTGACCGCGAGGGGGTAGCCCAGATCGCGGCCGGCGTCGACCGCCTCGTCGACGCTCGTCGCAAGCCGGGAGTCGGGAGTTGGAATCCCGGCGTCGGCGAAGACACCCTTCGCCTGATACTCGTGAAGTCTCATCGTCCGGGCTTCTGTCGAACGGGAGTTAGTAGTATCGGTCGGAGCGCTCGGCGCCACGAATCTCCGGGCAGCTTTATTCGCCCCCTGCTCGTACTTCCCCCTATGCGCGCAGTCCGCTATCACGACTACGGCGGGAGTGGGGTACTGCAAGTCGACGACATCGACCGGCCCGACCCGGCCGACGACGAGGTGCTGATCGAGGTGGCGGCCGCGGGGGTCAACCCCGTCGACACCTACTTGATCGCGGGGTCGTACGAGCCGTTCACGCTGCCGATGATCCCCGGCGTGGACGCCGCCGGGGAAGCGGCCGAAGTGGGGACGGCCGTCGAGGGCGTAAGCGAGGGCGACGCCGTCATCGCGACGGGACTGAGCAAGGACCACTACGGCGCCTGTGCGGAGTACGTCGCGGTGCCGGACGATCGTCTCGCGGTCCTTCCGGCGGGCGTCGACCTCGTCGAAGCGGGCGCCGCGGGCGTCGCCGCCGTGACGGCGTGGCGCGCGCTGATCGATCACGCCGGACTGGAGCCGGCGGAGACGGCGCTGATCCACGGCGGAAGCGGCGGCGTCGGCCACGCGGCCGTCCAGATCGCCGACGCGGCTGGCGCGCGGGTCGTCACCACCGCTGCCCCGCAGTACCACGACCGCCTCGAATCCTTCGGCGCCGACGCCGTCCTCGACTACGGCCGTGACGACCTCCGGGACGCCGTGACCGCGGCGAGTTCGGGTGGCCCGGACGTGATCCTCGATCACCGACTCGACGACTACCTGCAGTTCGACGCGGACGTGGCCGCCCACGACGCCCGGATCGTCGGCATCGGCGAGAACGACCCCGCGATTGGCTTCACGAACGACGGCGTCGCACGCGGGAAAGACCTCACGTATCAGTTCATGAGTATGTTCAACACGCCGCGGCTGGCCGACCCGCTCGACGCCGTCGCGTACCTGCTCGGCGAGGGCGAACTCGAAATCGAGGTGGCCCCGACCTACGACTTAGAGGAGGTGGCCGACGCCCACGAGGACGTGATGGCCGACAGCTTCCTCGGGAAACTCGTCGTCACACCGTAGCGTCCCGGTCGAACGGCACCGCACAGCCGGTCGCACTCGTACTCGATCGGGGTCGATCGCTCCGCTACGCTTCGCCGTAGACGGGGACGGCGGCGCCGCTGGTCACCGTCGCGGCGTCCGAACAGAGGAACAGGACCACGTCGGCGATGTCGGCCGGATCGACCCACGACTCGTCGGGCGTCATCATCTCGCGGTTCATCGGCGTGTCGATGACACTCGGCATGACGGCGTTCGCTCGCACCGTCCCCAGGTTCTCCTCGGCGATGGTCTCGGTCAGCAGGCGGACGCCCGCCTTGCTCGCGCGGTAGATGCCGTCGCCCTCGCCGCCCTCCAAGGACGACCGGGCGGATACCGAGACGACCGCCCCCTCCGCCTCTCGGAGGTGGGGCAGGGCGTGTTTCGAGGCGAGAAACATCGTCTTCAGGTTCACGTCGAACAGGAAGTCGAACAGGTCGGCGTCCGTCTCGTGGATCGGGTCACCGCCACGCCACGTCCCGGCGACGTTCACCAGCGCGTCCAGTCGGCCGTGGTCGTCGATCACCGCGTCGACGACCCGTTCCACGTCGCCCTCGTCGGTGAAGTCACCCTGATAGTAGTCGATGCGTTCCGCGTCGACCTGTGCGTCCTCGTCGTCGGGGGCGACGATGTCGGTGCCACAGACCGTCGCGCCGGCGGCGTCGAACGCTTCGGCGACGGCGCTGCCGAGTGCGCCACAGGCTCCCGTCACGAGCACTACGTCACCCGAGAAGTCGAACGTCGTGTCCATGCCCCCAAATCGGGCGGAAGTCGCATAAGCGTACGGCCGGTCACGGTACGGTCTGGGGCGCCGTTTCACGGCGCCGACAGCGTGCGTCGCGGTGCCGATTCACACGGCCATAGACGGATCGTGACCCTTTTTTTCTGGCTGGAGGTAGCCGGGTCATGGCCCAACAACAGCGCGAGACGTGGGCGACGCGGCTCGGGTTCATCCTCGCCGCCGTCGGGAGCGCGGTCGGTCTGGGGAACGTCTGGCAGTTCCCGTTCCAGACGGGCGCGAACGGCGGCGCGGCGTTCATCGTCGTCTACCTCCTCGCAGTCTTCCTGATCGGCTTCCCCGCGATGCTCTCCGAGTTCGTCGTCGGCCGGCGCGCCGAGCGCAATCCGATCGACGCCTTCGCCCGCCTCGGCCGTCGGAACTGGAAGGTCGTCGGCGTCCTCGGGACGATTTCGGCGTTCTGGATCCTATCCTTTTATAGCGTCGTCGGCGGCTGGGTGATCCGGTACGTCGTCGGCAGCGCCACCGGAGCGTACTTCGGCGGCTCCGAGGCGTACTTCGGCGCCATCGCCGCCGGTCCCGAGGCGATCGGGTTCCACGCCGTCTTCATGGCGCTGACCGTCGGCGTCGTCGCCTTCGGCGTCACGGACGGTATCGAGCGATCGACCAAGCTGATGGTGCCGAGCATCGTCCTCCTTCTGGGTGGCCTCGCCGTCTGGGCGAGCACCCTCGACGGTGGCGCCGCCGGCTACGCCTACTACCTCTCGCCCGATATCGGCGCCCTCCGTGCCAACCTCGGGACGATCCTTCCCGCCGCGGTGGGGCAGGCCTTCTTCACCCTCTCGCTCGGGATGGGGGCGATGATCACCTACGCGTCCTATCTGGGCCGCGACGACTCCCTGCCGGTCGACGGCGCGACCATTGTGGTACTCAACACGTTCGTCGGCCTGCTGGCGGGGCTGGTGGTCTTCCCCATCCTCTTCTCGCTCGGCGTGAAGCCCGGAACCGGCGGTCTCGGTGCCGCGTTCATCACCCTCGCGGGCGCGTTCGCGCAGTTGCCAGCCGGGCGCTTTCTCGGCGTCGCCTTCTTCGTCGTCCTCCTGCTCGCGGCGCTGTCGTCCGCGATCAGCCTGCTGGAGGTCGTGACGTCGTATCTGGTCGACAACACCGACCGCTCGCGGTCGACGCTCGCCGTCGCGCTGGGGGGTGGCATCTTCCTGCTGGGCGTGCCGAGCGCGTTCGGCCTGTCGATCCTTGGATGGTACAACGCCATCGCCTACAACCTCCTGCTCCCGCTCTCGGTGCTCTCCTTGCTCCTGTTCGTCGGGTGGGTCGACGCCGACGAGGCGGTGGCCGAACTCCGACGGGGCACGGGTCTGAGCGAATCCGGCGCCGTCGCGTGGCTCTGGTTCGTCCGCACCGTCGTCCCGTTCGGCGTTCTGGTGACGCTGCTGCTCGGCCTCCAGACCCTCGCCGTCGACGCCGGACTGCTGGCCGAGGCCATCGTGTAGCTTCCCCGAAAGACTGCCGGCGACTCGAAACCCACTTGAGCCGGGTTCGCCGAGTCGAAGCCGATGACACGAGAGACGTGGGCGACGCGCACCGGCTTCATCCTCGCCGCTGCCGGAAGCGCCGTTGGCCTCGGGAACATCTGGAGGTTCCCCTGGATGACCGCCGAGAACGGCGGTAGCGCCTTCCTGCTCGTCTATCTGTGTATCGTGTTGGCGGTGGGCGTCCCCGGCCTCCTCGGGGAGTTCGTCATCGGGCGGCGGGCGCGGCGGAACCCGGTCGGTGCGTTGCGAACCCTCTCCGGGTCGCGGGCGTGGGCGGCCGTCGGCGGCGTCT contains these protein-coding regions:
- a CDS encoding NADPH:quinone reductase yields the protein MRAVRYHDYGGSGVLQVDDIDRPDPADDEVLIEVAAAGVNPVDTYLIAGSYEPFTLPMIPGVDAAGEAAEVGTAVEGVSEGDAVIATGLSKDHYGACAEYVAVPDDRLAVLPAGVDLVEAGAAGVAAVTAWRALIDHAGLEPAETALIHGGSGGVGHAAVQIADAAGARVVTTAAPQYHDRLESFGADAVLDYGRDDLRDAVTAASSGGPDVILDHRLDDYLQFDADVAAHDARIVGIGENDPAIGFTNDGVARGKDLTYQFMSMFNTPRLADPLDAVAYLLGEGELEIEVAPTYDLEEVADAHEDVMADSFLGKLVVTP
- a CDS encoding SDR family oxidoreductase, whose protein sequence is MDTTFDFSGDVVLVTGACGALGSAVAEAFDAAGATVCGTDIVAPDDEDAQVDAERIDYYQGDFTDEGDVERVVDAVIDDHGRLDALVNVAGTWRGGDPIHETDADLFDFLFDVNLKTMFLASKHALPHLREAEGAVVSVSARSSLEGGEGDGIYRASKAGVRLLTETIAEENLGTVRANAVMPSVIDTPMNREMMTPDESWVDPADIADVVLFLCSDAATVTSGAAVPVYGEA
- a CDS encoding sodium-dependent transporter; the encoded protein is MAQQQRETWATRLGFILAAVGSAVGLGNVWQFPFQTGANGGAAFIVVYLLAVFLIGFPAMLSEFVVGRRAERNPIDAFARLGRRNWKVVGVLGTISAFWILSFYSVVGGWVIRYVVGSATGAYFGGSEAYFGAIAAGPEAIGFHAVFMALTVGVVAFGVTDGIERSTKLMVPSIVLLLGGLAVWASTLDGGAAGYAYYLSPDIGALRANLGTILPAAVGQAFFTLSLGMGAMITYASYLGRDDSLPVDGATIVVLNTFVGLLAGLVVFPILFSLGVKPGTGGLGAAFITLAGAFAQLPAGRFLGVAFFVVLLLAALSSAISLLEVVTSYLVDNTDRSRSTLAVALGGGIFLLGVPSAFGLSILGWYNAIAYNLLLPLSVLSLLLFVGWVDADEAVAELRRGTGLSESGAVAWLWFVRTVVPFGVLVTLLLGLQTLAVDAGLLAEAIV